In Sporomusaceae bacterium FL31, one genomic interval encodes:
- a CDS encoding methyltransferase, with amino-acid sequence MEVTAKVFLRKGAQHRVESGHPWVYQTELDTIDGDFQPGDIVDVYNFRQKFIGRGYINPRSQIIVRIMTREQEAIDRNFFKKRIQTAWQYRKQFINEPEYCRLIFGEADFLPALIVDKFGPYMVIQTLALGIDVHKETIMSVLEELFEPEGIFERNDVPVRRLEGLDDKKVGYLKGNFPTKIKVMENGIPFYADIEHGQKTGFFYDQRENRLFLKPLMQGAEVLDCFCHTGSFAVHAALYGAKKVTSIDISEEAIEIAKQNAEMNGVSDTCNFQVANAFDALRTMSDEKQEFDVVILDPPAFTKSRNALEGAARGYKEINLRGLKMVKPGGYLVTCSCSYHMDRDLFLAVVNDAARDAKRIIRQVEYRTQAKDHPILPAAAETEYLKFLVVQVF; translated from the coding sequence ATGGAAGTAACAGCAAAAGTATTTTTACGCAAAGGTGCACAACATCGTGTTGAAAGCGGTCATCCGTGGGTATATCAAACAGAACTTGATACGATTGACGGTGATTTTCAACCTGGTGATATTGTTGATGTTTATAACTTTAGGCAGAAATTTATTGGACGTGGGTATATTAATCCCCGTTCTCAGATTATTGTGCGTATCATGACGCGGGAACAAGAAGCCATTGACAGAAATTTTTTCAAGAAGAGAATTCAAACTGCTTGGCAGTATCGCAAACAATTTATTAATGAACCAGAGTATTGTCGGTTGATATTTGGTGAAGCTGATTTTTTACCAGCGTTAATTGTTGATAAATTTGGTCCTTATATGGTCATCCAGACTTTGGCGTTAGGGATCGATGTACATAAAGAGACCATCATGTCAGTTTTAGAGGAACTTTTTGAGCCTGAAGGGATTTTCGAACGCAATGATGTTCCGGTGAGGCGCTTAGAGGGGCTGGATGATAAGAAGGTAGGTTATTTAAAAGGTAACTTTCCAACAAAAATTAAGGTCATGGAGAATGGTATACCTTTTTATGCTGATATTGAACACGGTCAGAAGACAGGCTTCTTTTATGATCAAAGAGAGAATCGATTATTTCTGAAACCACTCATGCAGGGTGCAGAAGTGCTGGATTGTTTTTGCCATACCGGATCTTTTGCTGTGCATGCTGCGCTCTATGGAGCTAAGAAAGTCACTTCTATTGATATTTCTGAAGAAGCGATCGAAATAGCGAAGCAAAATGCCGAGATGAATGGCGTTAGTGATACCTGCAACTTCCAAGTTGCCAATGCTTTTGATGCTCTGCGGACTATGTCTGATGAAAAACAGGAATTTGATGTGGTCATTTTGGATCCTCCTGCTTTTACTAAAAGTCGAAATGCATTAGAGGGCGCGGCTCGTGGATATAAAGAAATTAATTTGCGCGGGCTGAAGATGGTTAAACCAGGGGGGTACCTGGTTACTTGTTCATGTTCCTATCATATGGATCGGGATCTATTTCTCGCAGTGGTTAATGATGCGGCCCGTGATGCCAAGAGAATCATCCGGCAAGTTGAATATCGTACACAAGCCAAGGATCATCCAATATTGCCAGCTGCTGCTGAAACGGAATATCTAAAATTTCTGGTTGTTCAAGTTTTC